CCTGCTGGGCGCTGGTGGCCAGCGCCCGGTTGGCCACCGCCATCGCGGCGTCCTTCACCCGGTTGCCCGTGCGGCCCTGCAGGTTGGTGGCCGCCCAGCCCGGGTGGGCGGCGAGGGCGCGCACCGTCGAGCCGGCCGCGGTCAGCCGGCGCTGGAGCTCCAGGGTGAACAGCAGGTTGGCCAGCTTGGACTGCCCGTAGGCCCCGGTGGCCGAGTACGGCCGGCGCTCCCAGTTGAGGTCGTCGAGCACGATCTCCCCGGACCGGTGCAGCATCGAGGAGACGGTGACCACCCGGTCGGTCACGTGCGGCAGCAGCAGGTTGGTCAGCGCGAAGTGACCGAGGTGGTTGGTGCCGAACTGCAGTTCGAAGCCGTCGGCGGTGCGCCCGGCCGGCACGTGCATGATCCCGGCGTTGTTCACCAGGACGTCGAGGTCACCGGACCACCCCGCGGCGAACTCGCGCACCGAGGACAGGTCGGCCAGGTCCAGCCGGCGCACCTCCACCTCACCGGGCAGGTTCGCGGCGGCCTGCGTCCCGCGGGTGGGGTCCCGCACGGCCAGCACCACGCGGGCGCCGGCCACGGCCAGGGCGCGCGCGGTCTCCAGCCCCAGGCCGCTGTTCGCCCCGGTCACGACGGCGGTGCGACCGGTCTGCGCGGGGATGTCGGTGGTGCTCCAGGACGCCATGCCCCGACTGTAGGCAGCTGCCGGTCGTGGCAGTCCCGGCCGCGGGCGGGCGGCGTGCGGGCCGGCCCCGGTCCAGACTGGCCCGGTGAGCGACCTGGACCCCGATCTCGCCGGCCTGCCGCTGGTCGACCACCACTGCCACGGCCTGGTGCGCCGGGACCTGACCCGCGCCGAGTTCGAGTCGATGCTGACCGAGGCGGCCGGGCCGAGCGCGCTCGGGGGCTCGCTGTTCGACTCGCAGGTCGGGCTCGCCGTCCGCCGCTGGTGCCCGCCGGTGCTGGACCTGCCGGCGCACGCCCCGGCCGCGGAGTACCTGGACCGCCGGGCTGAGCTGGGCGCCGACGAGGTGAACCGCCGGATGCTCACCGCGACCGGCACCGGCACGTTC
The Modestobacter marinus DNA segment above includes these coding regions:
- a CDS encoding oxidoreductase codes for the protein MASWSTTDIPAQTGRTAVVTGANSGLGLETARALAVAGARVVLAVRDPTRGTQAAANLPGEVEVRRLDLADLSSVREFAAGWSGDLDVLVNNAGIMHVPAGRTADGFELQFGTNHLGHFALTNLLLPHVTDRVVTVSSMLHRSGEIVLDDLNWERRPYSATGAYGQSKLANLLFTLELQRRLTAAGSTVRALAAHPGWAATNLQGRTGNRVKDAAMAVANRALATSAQQGALPTLFAAVADLPGGGFTGPDGTTMRGAPTLAGRSPAASDPAMAERLWAASAGLTGTDLPAQLPG